The Pseudomonas sp. FP2309 genomic sequence CCAGCGGCGCAGGTCAAGTCCGGGCGCGATCTATTGGACAGTGGCCGGGCCTTGGCGGAATACCTGCGTGATCAGCCTTTGGGCTGGCTGGCGGCCCACCGCCTGATGAAAAGCTTGCGTTGGGACACCGTGCATCAAGCTCCACCTCAAGACGCGCACAACAACACGCGCCTGACGCCACCGCGCAGCGACTATCGGGCACAGCTCAAACGTTTGTACCTGCAACAGAATTGGTCGGAGTTGATCGAGCAGGTCGAGCGGATCTATGCCGAGGGTGTGAACCATTTCTGGCTGGACTTGCAGTGGTACCTGTATCAGGCGCTGAGCAAACAACCCGCGCCGCAGGATCGCTGGGCCGATATCGCCAAGCGTGACCTGGGCATGTTCCTTGAGCGCCTGCCGGGCCTGGAGGTGCTGTGTTGGAGCGACGGTAGCGCCTTCGCCGATGAGACCACCCGCGAGTGGATTGCCCAGCACGTCAGCGGCAACCAACCCCGGCAATGGTTACCCGTACCTTCAATGGCGCCGTCGACCGGCGATACCGACATCCTGTCCCTGGAGGACGAGGCAGTCGCCCAGGCCGACAGCGACGGCGTGGACCAGGCGCTGGCCTGGCTGGCCGCACGCCCCGGTATCCATACCGGGCGCCAACGCTGGCTGCTGCGCCTGCTGATGGCGCGCGTGGCCGAGCAGTATGCCAAAAGCGATCTGGCCATCCACCTGTTGGCAGAGCTGGACGCCACTGCACAACGCCAGGCCCTGGCCGAGTGGGAGCCCGAGCTGAACTTCGAGGTCAAGGCGCGCCTGCTCAAGCTGTTGCGGGTCAAAGCCCAGCGCAATGACGCCGACAAACCCACCCTGGCGCGGCGCATGGAAGCGCTGCTGTCGGCATTGGTGGCCATCGATCCGGTACGCGCCGCAGTGCTCTGTGGCTAACCCTCTTACATCAGGATTCTTTCTGTGAGCATGGACAATCTGACACTGCGCTACTTCGATGCCGAAATGCGCTACCTGCGCGAGGCCGGCAAGGAGTTCGCGGACGCGTTTCCGGATCGAGCCGCGCAGCTCAACCTGGACAAACCTGGGGCGCAGGATCCCTATGTGGAGCGCCTGTTCGAGGGCTTTGCCTTCCTGATGGGGCGCCTGCGGGAAAAACTCGACGATGACCTGCCGGAGCTGACCGAAGGCTTGGTCAGTCTGCTGTGGCCGCATTACCTGCGCACCATTCCGTCGCTGTCGGTGGTTGAACTGATGCCCGACCTTGCGCAGATGAAGCGCAGCGAGTTGATCGCCCAGGGTTTTGAGGTGCTGTCGCAACCCATCGGGCCGCAACGCACCCGCTGCCGTTACACCACCACCCAGGACGTGACCCTGCGGCCGTTGGCGCTGGAGTCGGTGGGGCGCGGTCATGAAATGGATGGTCGCTCAGTGCTGCGCCTGCGCTTTGCCTGCGGTGCGTTGACGGATTGGAGCCTGATCGACCTCAGCTGTTTACCTCTGTACCTGAATGCCGATGCGCCGTTGGCCAGTGCCTTGCATCAAGCGCTGACCCTGAATGTGCAAGCGATGTATGTACGCAGGCCCGGCCAGACCGAACGCCAGCCACTGACCGGGCATTTCGCGCCCAAGGGCTTTGCCGATGAGGACCGGCTGTGGCCCAAGGGTGACAGTGCCTTCAGCGGTTATCAGTTGCTGCTGGAGTATTTCAGCTTCCGTGAAAAATTCATGTTCGTCACTTTGTGTGGCTTGGAGCAGTTGCAGATCAAGCCCTGTACCGCCTGGTTCGAACTGGAAGTGGTGTTGCGTGAACCCTGGCCGGCCAACTTCGACTTGAGCTGCGAGCACATCCGTTTGCACGCCGTTCCCGTAATCAATTTGTTCTCGCTGGAGTCCGACCCGCTGACCCTGGCGCCCTTGCAAACCGACTACCTGTTGCGCCCCATGCGTTTGCAGGACGGCCATACCGAAATTTATTCGGTGGACCGGGTCACCGCGTCGAAGAACGTCGAACGTCAGGACTACGTGCCCTTCACCAGCTTTCGCCACAAGGGCGGCATGCTGCGTGACGAGGCGCCGGAACGCTACTTCCACACGCGCCTGAAGCGCGCAGCGAATGGTTTGCATGACACCTGGCTGATCCTGGGCGGCGAAGGCTTCGACAAGGACCGCCTGCATGAGTGTGAAAACCTGTCGTTACGCTTGACCGGCACCCACGGCCAGTTGCCGCGCAAGGCGCTGCAAAGCACCTTGCTCGATACGCTGGTGCAGTCCACCCAGTTCGGTTTGCGCGTGCGCAACCTGTGTGCGCCGACCTTGCCGTGTTACCCACCGAACCGCGATCGTTTTCACTGGCGAGTACTCAGTCACCTGGGTTCGAATTTCCTCTCGATGCTCGACAACGCCGAGGTGCTGCGCGGCACCTTGGCGCTGTACGACTGGACCGGCAGCGAGCTGAATCGCCGGCGTCTGGCAGCGATTGTCGAGGTGCGTCATCACCTGGTGCAGCGCTTCGAGAAAGGCTTTGTGCTGCGCGGAGTGGATATCGAAATCACCCTGGATGCCAATGGCTTCCCGGGGGAGGGCGACATCAGCCTGTTCGGCGAAATGCTCAATCGCTTCTTCGCCTTGTATGCCGACATTCATTTGTACACCCAGCTCACGCTGATCCTGCAACCTACTGGAAAGTGCCTGCGATGGAACGAGAACCACAGTCAGCGTATTCCCGGCTGAAAGCTGGCGGTCTGCTCGACGCCCTGCAGGGCCGAGTGGCCGAGGCCAACCTGTACCGCTTTTGCCAGTTGCTGGAACAGGCTTTGCCCGATCACCCGCCCTTGGGCAGTACCGCGCACCCGGCCGATGACGCCGTGCGCTTTCGGCCCGATCCGGGCATGGGCTTTCCGACCAGTGAACTGAAGGCGATTGAAAC encodes the following:
- the tssF gene encoding type VI secretion system baseplate subunit TssF — protein: MSMDNLTLRYFDAEMRYLREAGKEFADAFPDRAAQLNLDKPGAQDPYVERLFEGFAFLMGRLREKLDDDLPELTEGLVSLLWPHYLRTIPSLSVVELMPDLAQMKRSELIAQGFEVLSQPIGPQRTRCRYTTTQDVTLRPLALESVGRGHEMDGRSVLRLRFACGALTDWSLIDLSCLPLYLNADAPLASALHQALTLNVQAMYVRRPGQTERQPLTGHFAPKGFADEDRLWPKGDSAFSGYQLLLEYFSFREKFMFVTLCGLEQLQIKPCTAWFELEVVLREPWPANFDLSCEHIRLHAVPVINLFSLESDPLTLAPLQTDYLLRPMRLQDGHTEIYSVDRVTASKNVERQDYVPFTSFRHKGGMLRDEAPERYFHTRLKRAANGLHDTWLILGGEGFDKDRLHECENLSLRLTGTHGQLPRKALQSTLLDTLVQSTQFGLRVRNLCAPTLPCYPPNRDRFHWRVLSHLGSNFLSMLDNAEVLRGTLALYDWTGSELNRRRLAAIVEVRHHLVQRFEKGFVLRGVDIEITLDANGFPGEGDISLFGEMLNRFFALYADIHLYTQLTLILQPTGKCLRWNENHSQRIPG
- the tssA gene encoding type VI secretion system protein TssA: MSLRTLIARCLGERDALSVAREQTAHWQAWLHPISTDFPVGEDPGYDDDFQRMREEVNKLSGADAEQVAQLAHKLLIHNCKDLRVATYYLWARLHKDGEVGLADGLSLLAALVERFADAVLPLRPNSRKMALEWLAGGKVLDTLSLYPEVVKAEAERTAAALAWLERGLGAWPQEQRPNLEPLYAALSARLAQSGGMDALVPQNIASHESTAQAPAAQVKSGRDLLDSGRALAEYLRDQPLGWLAAHRLMKSLRWDTVHQAPPQDAHNNTRLTPPRSDYRAQLKRLYLQQNWSELIEQVERIYAEGVNHFWLDLQWYLYQALSKQPAPQDRWADIAKRDLGMFLERLPGLEVLCWSDGSAFADETTREWIAQHVSGNQPRQWLPVPSMAPSTGDTDILSLEDEAVAQADSDGVDQALAWLAARPGIHTGRQRWLLRLLMARVAEQYAKSDLAIHLLAELDATAQRQALAEWEPELNFEVKARLLKLLRVKAQRNDADKPTLARRMEALLSALVAIDPVRAAVLCG